The proteins below come from a single Eremothecium sinecaudum strain ATCC 58844 chromosome II, complete sequence genomic window:
- a CDS encoding HBL274Cp (Syntenic homolog of Ashbya gossypii ADL148C; Syntenic homolog of Ashbya gossypii NOHBY450; No homolog in Saccharomyces cerevisiae; Syntenic homolog of Kluyveromyces lactis KLLA0E15620g): MSSIIVPLKDFFTKYHIPLEVQERFGLHNEDVKSVAEAVFTRVKHQESEKVRTVRSAECTLIQPSLKKPKLDPEWSFGSQATMSFMEYREGPSIGQTILTSAGSMIHSEETGVSFKDRGSSGSILQSENCTQQEFMLFDSEISMQCIIDSEPVTASRSSSPLEVLD; this comes from the coding sequence ATGAGCAGCATAATCGTACCTCTCAAGGACTTCTTTACAAAGTATCACATACCACTTGAAGTACAGGAGCGCTTTGGCCTGCACAACGAGGACGTAAAATCGGTGGCGGAAGCAGTGTTTACAAGGGTGAAACACCAGGAAAGCGAGAAGGTGCGTACAGTGAGGAGTGCAGAATGTACTTTAATCCAACCAAGCCTAAAAAAGCCCAAACTTGATCCCGAATGGTCTTTTGGGAGTCAAGCAACTATGTCTTTTATGGAATATAGAGAAGGGCCGTCTATAGGACAGACCATACTCACATCAGCAGGTAGTATGATCCACAGTGAGGAGACTGGCGTATCCTTCAAAGATCGGGGTTCCTCTGGCTCTATTTTGCAAAGCGAAAACTGCACACAACAGGAATTTATGCTGTTTGATAGTGAGATTTCTATGCAATGTATTATTGACTCAGAACCTGTAACAGCCTCTCGAAGTAGTTCACCGTTGGAAGTATTAGATTAA
- the RTT107 gene encoding Rtt107p (Syntenic homolog of Ashbya gossypii ADL145C; Syntenic homolog of Saccharomyces cerevisiae YHR154W (RTT107)) — MTASSSIFSSLNILVIETSSTGEDETESLIALLKRNGAVETMRYHATTDIEMTKQEFLDRFPMHIHCVVSKDIHFPFYRLAAFDFLIPIVTPSWVDACIQNSRLMRTTGYSPDSEHILKNCYIYLARQSLSISEYQLYISLILYMGGCCMEFLSTKVTHIITIDPNDPATLAALKVDNVNISSVVPSWLINCFINGKQLPEGNYTLNTDMTKEEAVELFEESCKVEKEHWTWSFDFLKDHRMYLSMNLALKSKCYKFLIQFIEAMGGKVVRYIDHQEFSIDSADCFLDSDTSSKDYMSAKSLGLYCGNVNWLFYMLSMRSFVRPTTKLLLSPTKPKIFTRKELILTYTNYLGQQRTYIQRLVEAVGGVATTELSKKNTHLISLFAQGRKFETARKWATCVVTNHMWLEKCYKTGEKLDVNLPEFAQIPIPGGTANYMGQLALEEPHIIYTVEEQTEPNFTLTPNAPEAIVANTDFITDTPVIEEPTQQGDSMALEADDKDKENVISTIDKPKKTSKELSPEVQGSQQDQDSTGGGPKSSAISPSAEKELLPKIRQPNSYASQLELWDADSLPSPSSSGRKAKAKAAEKLHSDMESLNEFVKSSRKKRTADLLPEELETLKKRKNLAADAQKLLLQVQVPKPSKGRGKLPYDIKAVCTNCGDDINQLDKEILRQLGVEIQSEISSNTNCIIASKKARTAKFLTSFSCRPLKYALTPSFLNDLLSIVHAGLGGNVLLNLDKYHIQDVDQEILKKTHSHAKLFEKSLLSVNLSDDVPGGAEVLAPILKAHGITNVSGLPKKFEFKDIVPNKLDKQYQSPDYMLIANKASVAKKFAKLCKEHDSKSKVLIVEWNWCVKAIFSLNVDYTDPEFVIINK, encoded by the coding sequence ATGACCGCGTCGTCCTCTATCTTTAGTTCTCTCAATATTCTAGTAATAGAGACTTCTTCCACTGGAGAAGATGAAACTGAGTCACTAATAGCTTTATTGAAGAGAAATGGTGCTGTTGAAACTATGCGATATCACGCCACAACTGATATAGAAATGACTAAACAGGAGTTCCTTGATAGATTTCCGATGCATATACACTGTGTTGTGTCAAAAGATATCCATTTTCCATTTTATAGGTTGGCAGCGTTTGATTTCCTGATTCCGATAGTGACGCCAAGTTGGGTTGATGCATGTATACAGAATTCAAGGCTGATGAGAACAACTGGATACTCTCCGGATAGTGAACATATATTGAAAAACTGTTACATTTACCTTGCCCGACAATCGCTTTCGATATCTGAGTACCAACTTTACATCTCACTTATACTGTATATGGGAGGTTGTTGTATGGAGTTTTTATCCACAAAGGTTACGCATATCATTACAATCGATCCCAATGATCCGGCAACATTAGCTGCATTGAAGGTGGACAATGTCAATATATCTTCCGTCGTGCCTAGTTGGCTTATTAACTGCTTTATTAACGGTAAGCAGTTGCCAGAAGGTAATTATACATTGAATACGGATATGACAAAGGAAGAGGCCGTCGAGTTATTTGAAGAGAGTTGCAAGGTAGAGAAAGAACACTGGACCTGGTCGTTTGATTTTTTAAAGGATCACCGCATGTACTTATCGATGAATCTTGCACTGAAGTCCAAGTGTTACAAATTCCTAATACAATTTATTGAAGCCATGGGAGGAAAAGTTGTTCGCTATATAGATCACCAGGAATTTTCAATCGATTCTGCAGATTGCTTTCTGGATTCCGACACTTCATCTAAAGACTATATGTCAGCCAAATCACTGGGCTTATATTGTGGGAATGTAAATTGGTTATTTTATATGCTATCGATGAGGAGCTTTGTTAGACCCACTACCAAGTTGCTGTTATCACCAACAAAGCCAAAAATATTTACACGAAAAGAACTCATATTAACGTACACAAACTATCTTGGGCAGCAACGAACCTATATCCAAAGATTGGTGGAGGCAGTTGGCGGCGTTGCCACAACTGAGTTATCGAAGAAAAACACCCACCTAATATCACTGTTTGCTCAGGGCAGGAAGTTTGAAACAGCACGGAAGTGGGCAACATGTGTTGTTACGAATCATATGTGGCTCGAGAAATGCTATAAAACAGGTGAAAAGCTTGATGTGAATTTACCAGAGTTTGCTCAGATCCCCATCCCCGGAGGAACGGCTAATTACATGGGCCAACTAGCATTAGAAGAACCACACATAATTTACACTGTAGAGGAGCAAACGGAACCTAATTTCACCCTCACTCCAAATGCACCTGAAGCAATTGTAGCGAATACTGATTTTATAACTGATACTCCAGTTATAGAAGAACCTACTCAACAGGGAGATAGCATGGCTTTGGAAGCGGATGATAAGGACAAAGAAAATGTAATATCTACTATTGATAAACCGAAAAAAACCTCAAAGGAATTATCGCCAGAGGTGCAAGGCTCACAGCAAGATCAAGATAGCACGGGTGGTGGACCAAAAAGTTCTGCTATCTCTCCATCTGCCGAAAAAGAGTTGCTGCCGAAGATTAGACAACCTAATTCCTATGCCAGCCAATTAGAACTATGGGATGCAGACTCATTACCTTCACCATCTAGTTCTGGACGGAAGGCTAAAGCCAAAGCTGCAGAGAAGCTTCACAGCGATATGGAATCTCTTAATGAGTTCGTTAAAAGTTCTAGAAAGAAACGTACTGCCGATTTACTACCAGAGGAACTAGAAACTTTAAAAAAGCGTAAAAATCTAGCTGCAGACGCACAGAAATTACTGCTTCAGGTCCAGGTACCGAAGCCTTCTAAAGGGCGCGGTAAGCTTCCCTACGACATAAAAGCGGTTTGTACTAATTGTGGCGATGACATAAATCAATTGGATAAAGAAATTCTTCGGCAACTTGGCGTAGAAATCCAATCAGAGATCTCCTCTAACACCAATTGCATCATAGCTTCGAAAAAGGCCCGGACAGCTAAGTTTTTAACTAGTTTTAGTTGTCGTCCACTGAAGTACGCTCTCACCCCATCGTTTCTAAATGATTTACTATCCATTGTTCACGCAGGCCTGGGAGGAAATGTACTCTTAAACTTGGATAAGTACCACATTCAGGACGTTGACCAAGAAATACTGAAGAAGACACACTCTCATGCAAAACTTTTTGAGAAGAGCCTCCTATCTGTAAATCTCTCTGATGATGTACCAGGAGGAGCAGAAGTTCTAGCTCCGATCCTCAAAGCTCACGGTATAACAAACGTTAGCGGCCTTCCAAAGAAATTTGAGTTTAAAGATATTGTACCTAATAAACTAGATAAACAGTACCAGTCACCAGACTACATGCTGATAGCGAATAAGGCTTCAGTCGCTAAAAAGTTCGCCAAACTGTGCAAGGAACACGACAGTAAAAGTAAAGTTTTAATCGTTGAATGGAATTGGTGTGTGAAAGCCATCTTTAGTTTAAATGTAGACTATACTGACCCGGAATTTGTGATTATCAACAAGTAA
- a CDS encoding HBL272Wp (Syntenic homolog of Eremothecium cymbalariae Ecym_2064; not homolog in Ashbya gossypii or Saccharomyces cerevisiae), with translation MYSNTTLDPYNWNGLKKDVIGSGQKIKYGFYLVQDQKGNDTTEATNSYSATTTSLYDPDAGYYTDSDSAASVYSLLGVSPLPSKAERVIPWEDYLNDLIEFKNLDP, from the coding sequence ATGTATAGCAATACAACTCTGGATCCATATAACTGGAACGGTCTAAAAAAAGACGTCATAGGTTCAGGGcaaaaaataaaatatGGATTCTATTTAGTACAGGACCAAAAAGGTAACGATACCACAGAAGCTACTAATTCATATTCGGCAACTACAACTTCTCTATATGATCCAGATGCTGGTTACTATACAGATTCCGACTCAGCTGCTTCTGTATATTCACTACTAGGTGTTTCACCACTACCCTCTAAGGCTGAACGGGTAATTCCATGGGAGGATTATCTTAATGATCTGATAGAGTTTAAGAATTTGGATCCATAA
- the CWC25 gene encoding U2-type spliceosomal complex subunit CWC25 (Syntenic homolog of Ashbya gossypii ADL144C; Syntenic homolog of Saccharomyces cerevisiae YNL245C (CWC25)): protein MDLNLLKSWNPQLQKNKKKVREVQQSMLKRVHKPTDLGDSKTGLDWMYEGQPKPQPKARRRRNKKKSAAKSKEDKQEKNSGDKTELRPPATETEKTSDEKETHLEQKEADKPKSAAK, encoded by the coding sequence ATGGATTTGAATTTGCTGAAGTCATGGAACCCGCAGCTCcagaagaacaagaagaaggtaCGAGAGGTACAGCAGAGTATGCTCAAGAGGGTACACAAGCCAACAGATCTAGGCGATTCAAAGACGGGCCTTGACTGGATGTATGAAGGACAGCCCAAGCCACAGCCTAAAGCTCGCAGGAGAAGAAATAAGAAGAAAAGCGCTGCCAAGAGCAAGGAAGATAAGCAAGAAAAGAACTCAGGTGATAAAACAGAGCTACGACCACCTGCTACGGAAACTGAGAAAACTAGCGACGAAAAAGAGACACATCTGGAGCAGAAGGAAGCCGATAAACCTAAGTCTGCTGCAAAATAG
- a CDS encoding HBL275Wp (Syntenic homolog of Ashbya gossypii ADL149W; Syntenic homolog of Saccharomyces cerevisiae YHR158C (KEL1) and YGR238C (KEL2)): MAPFKFGKKHGKDKWESSQGTARSSGTSSSSDGLPPSIQAEKATTGSTIPSSGGTDYSSRIGHVSSSGHSPNIHRAGSLPSSANRSDYYQAHSRGGSYKGPIEKVNRERHHSLATREELDSPWGRVKLSQSPFPRYRHVASSYASDSDEVYVIGGLHDQSVYGDTWIIKSHNNGSYFTSTMVDITETSPPPRVGHAATLCGNAFVIFGGDTHKTNSEGLMDDDVYLFNINSHKWTIPHPVGRRPLGRYGHKISIIATSQVKTRLYVFGGQFDDTYFNDLAVYELSSFRKPGSHWQFVKPVSFVPPPLTNHTMVSYDHKLWVFGGDTPQGLIDEMFMYDPTINDWAVVEATGERPPPLQEHAAVLFKELMCIVGGKDDEDNYSQDVYFFNFKSFRWFKLPRIHHMIPSPRSGHSVTLMPNKKLLIMGGDKFDYARADSSDFSTSDTYTGEGTILYTLDLSRLEEYCPNIFDATKVSPPSRTEATVGPKSSSNTPRTHNSGFSGSSSPQNFGYGNAKSSHVDGIHTPQMGSQHPFQDPSTPTPMPHHISPSKIPHAAQQNQQRPVQSQQFQKQEHSHVQLQSPPPVQKPKSSVPTIDPDLENVKSPKVAGMQLPQQPEAPIERKTSDSLDYDGELGVAILGNSPSKDTIKREQVNVFREQPQTQSSLTKNENSFDSDLPGGFNLDSKNNLGTKASNGVSPRIERYEDSFDSSAEDSLPRVNKISDDTATADSNYKDLSFQNDDSKADLVDSGRSSQSASDNVLNRTPDLSPSSGRISTGKSFGVQKSVNNARPEFGLSKNQSSYTDSPVEKNSAFTERSVPDRKGSATTYNTDISKHTASFEMVPQLLDELNQLKRHAEQSATEASNRIRELESENTKLKQGLQRNGKRTISGAAAEEGAEELQIEYDVLKADNQAYLGRINELEYMLDSKFTDLQKMNEIIQSQSRIIRNSEKMEDYKSKYEELQLAHEAVKKENMALKEQKSSEEAQLNEEVSSYSAKLQELLEIWKSKGSKEMSINGESSSVAGLEQHRAIIDKLKSQLKQTRDENTQLKSLRDELITKQKDFSMLEQNYKSSLNSVNNASKALELSRSELDKLKHENQMLKEQVKDYSLSPSVEGRSKFSGSSFDEPLLPINEAQYNIRIKDLKAELFIITQERDSLKNELLQLKKRMLTMDS; this comes from the coding sequence ATGGCACCTTTCAAATTTGGCAAGAAGCATGGTAAAGATAAGTGGGAGAGTTCTCAGGGCACCGCTCGCTCTTCCGGCACCAGTAGCTCTTCAGATGGTCTCCCCCCTTCAATTCAAGCCGAAAAAGCTACTACGGGGTCTACAATACCTTCCAGCGGAGGTACTGATTATAGCTCAAGAATTGGACATGTATCCTCGAGCGGCCATAGTCCTAATATACACAGAGCTGGGAGTCTTCCTTCGAGCGCAAATCGTAGTGATTACTACCAGGCACATTCAAGGGGCGGGTCATATAAAGGCCCAATAGAAAAGGTAAACAGAGAAAGGCATCACTCTCTTGCTACCAGGGAGGAGCTTGATTCGCCTTGGGGGCGTGTGAAGTTATCTCAGTCACCATTTCCTCGGTATAGGCACGTAGCGAGCTCCTATGCCTCTGATTCCGATGAGGTATACGTGATTGGCGGTTTGCACGATCAAAGTGTCTACGGAGATACTTGGATTATCAAGAGTCACAATAATGGCAGTTATTTCACTTCTACTATGGTTGATATTACCGAGACTTCGCCTCCGCCCCGTGTAGGGCATGCCGCAACGTTATGCGGGAACGCCTTCGTGATTTTCGGTGGAGACACTCACAAGACTAATAGCGAAGGCTTGATGGATGACGATGTTTATTTGTTCAATATTAATTCTCACAAGTGGACAATTCCTCATCCCGTCGGCCGGAGACCCCTAGGTCGTTATGGACATAAAATTAGTATTATTGCTACAAGTCAAGTGAAGACTAGACTATATGTCTTTGGCGGTCAATTTGACGATACTTACTTCAATGACCTTGCAGTGTATGAGCTTTCTAGTTTCCGTAAACCAGGCTCTCATTGGCAATTTGTTAAGCCTGTAAGTTTTGTACCGCCACCTTTGACTAATCACACAATGGTGTCTTACGATCACAAATTGTGGGTTTTCGGTGGTGATACTCCCCAAGGACTAATTGATGAAATGTTCATGTACGATCCTACTATTAATGACTGGGCCGTTGTGGAAGCGACCGGTGAAAGACCTCCGCCTTTACAAGAGCATGCTGCTGTGTTATTCAAGGAATTGATGTGTATTGTAGGCGGAAAGGATGACGAAGACAATTATTCACAGGATGTAtacttcttcaattttaaGAGCTTTAGATGGTTCAAGTTACCTCGTATTCACCATATGATCCCGTCTCCACGTTCAGGCCATTCTGTGACCTTAATGCCCAACAAGAAGCTGTTGATCATGGGTGGTGACAAGTTCGATTATGCTCGCGCTGACAGCTCGGACTTCTCGACATCAGATACTTATACGGGTGAAGGTACTATCTTATATACCTTGGACTTGTCGAGACTAGAGGAATACTGTCCAAATATATTTGATGCAACGAAGGTTTCTCCTCCTTCTCGGACTGAAGCTACTGTTGGCCCAAAAAGTTCTAGTAATACGCCTAGAACGCATAATTCAGGATTCAGTGGGTCGTCTTCTCCCCAGAACTTTGGTTACGGCAACGCTAAGAGCTCACATGTAGATGGTATTCATACGCCCCAAATGGGGAGCCAACATCCATTCCAGGATCCAAGTACTCCAACACCTATGCCACACCATATATCCCCCTCAAAGATTCCTCATGCTGCTCAACAAAATCAACAGAGACCAGTGCAATCCCAAcaatttcaaaaacaaGAGCATTCTCATGTACAGTTGCAATCGCCACCTCCTGTTCAGAAACCCAAGTCCTCTGTCCCAACTATTGACCCTGATTTAGAGAATGTGAAATCACCTAAAGTCGCCGGTATGCAATTACCTCAACAACCAGAGGCACCTATTGAAAGAAAAACTAGCGACTCCTTAGATTATGATGGTGAGTTAGGTGTTGCTATCCTTGGAAACTCTCCATCTAAAGATACTATCAAGAGAGAGCAAGTGAATGTGTTCCGTGAGCAACCACAGACGCAAAGTTCTTTGACAAAGAATGAAAATAGCTTCGATAGCGATCTTCCAGGTGGCTTCAATCTAGATTCTAAGAATAACTTGGGTACCAAAGCTTCAAATGGCGTTTCACCTAGAATTGAGCGTTATGAAGATTCATTTGATAGTTCGGCCGAGGATTCTTTACCTAGAGTTAACAAAATCTCGGACGATACCGCCACCGCAGATTCCAACTACAAGGACCTATCTTTCCAAAATGATGACAGTAAAGCAGATCTTGTTGATTCCGGTAGAAGCAGCCAGTCTGCAAGTGATAATGTTTTAAATAGAACCCCTGATTTGTCGCCTAGTAGTGGAAGAATTTCAACCGGGAAGAGCTTTGGGGTTCAAAAGTCTGTCAATAATGCAAGGCCCGAATTTGGTTTGAGCAAAAACCAAAGCTCATATACTGATTCTCCGGTGGAGAAGAACTCAGCGTTTACTGAAAGGTCAGTCCCCGATCGTAAAGGTTCAGCAACCACATACAACACTGATATTTCAAAGCATACTGCTTCGTTTGAAATGGTTCCACAGTTGTTGGATGAGTTGAATCAACTAAAGAGACACGCCGAGCAAAGTGCAACTGAGGCAAGTAATCGTATTCGTGAATTGGAGTCCGAAAACACAAAGTTGAAGCAGGGTTTGCAGCGTAATGGCAAGAGGACCATTAGCGGGGCAGCTGCTGAAGAGGGAGCTGAAGAGTTGCAAATCGAGTATGATGTCCTAAAGGCTGATAACCAGGCATATTTGGGACGCATAAATGAACTGGAGTACATGTTGGACTCCAAGTTCACGGATTTGCAAAAAATGAACGAAATTATACAATCGCAATCGAGAATCATACGCAATTCCGAAAAAATGGAAGACTACAAATCCAAGTATGAAGAATTGCAATTGGCGCACGAGGCAGTAAAGAAAGAAAACATGGCGTTGAAAGAACAGAAATCCTCGGAAGAGGCACAATTGAACGAAGAAGTCTCCTCCTACTCAGCCAAACTACAAGAACTATTAGAAATCTGGAAATCAAAAGGTAGCAAGGAAATGTCAATTAACGGTGAATCTAGTTCTGTTGCTGGTCTAGAGCAGCACCGTGCCATAATTGACAAGCTAAAATCACAATTAAAGCAGACTCGTGATGAAAATACCCAACTAAAATCTCTTCGTGATGAACTCATTACGAAGCAGAAAGATTTCAGTATGCTAGAACAAAACTACAAATCAAGTCTTAACTCAGTCAACAATGCAAGTAAAGCTTTGGAACTTTCACGTAGTGAATTGGACAAGTTAAAACATGAGAACCAAATGTTAAAGGAACAGGTCAAAGACTACTCTTTATCACCATCTGTGGAAGGCCGTAGCAAGTTTAGCGGCTCTTCCTTCGATGAGCCACTATTACCTATTAATGAAGCACAGTATAACATTAGAATCAAGGATCTAAAAGCTGAGCTATTCATAATTACTCAAGAACGTGATTCGCTCAAAAATGAGCTACtacaattgaagaaaagaaTGTTGACTATGGACAGTTAA
- the MIC26 gene encoding Mic26p (Syntenic homolog of Ashbya gossypii ADL146W; Syntenic homolog of Saccharomyces cerevisiae YGR235C (MOS2)) yields MGRTNYYRECSLVGEGVIPPEASIIVSPAPNGEVAKGITGVLGENTFVDGISVRSPTWLLESVSMMRSRVLSTVDSITGKLDDISSKYYKKERKITTAIANLHSDPREELVPGFWAVLVSGFAGKVLTRNRGLFMRATAPMILGIGAFSYFLPSTFKNTKELCYALEKGAFPRFVESQDKAVVGMKKTVGVIVNTSASIYRTTTNAYCKSVKVFRDWTGLNV; encoded by the coding sequence ATGGGTCGTACTAATTATTACCGTGAATGCTCGCTGGTTGGCGAAGGGGTAATTCCTCCTGAAGCATCGATAATTGTGTCGCCTGCACCCAATGGGGAGGTCGCAAAAGGGATTACCGGTGTATTGGGTGAAAACACGTTCGTTGATGGAATATCTGTGAGGTCGCCAACTTGGCTGTTGGAATCCGTTAGTATGATGCGCAGTAGAGTTCTTTCTACCGTTGATTCTATTACGGGTAAACTAGACGATATTTCTTCTAAATATTACAAGAAGGAAAGAAAAATCACCACGGCTATTGCCAATCTTCATTCTGACCCTAGAGAGGAACTTGTTCCCGGATTCTGGGCTGTTCTGGTATCCGGTTTTGCTGGTAAAGTTTTAACTAGGAATAGGGGTTTGTTTATGAGGGCTACTGCTCCAATGATCTTAGGTATTGGAGCCTTCTCATATTTCTTACCATCAACATTTAAGAACACAAAGGAACTGTGCTATGCGCTTGAGAAAGGCGCATTTCCTAGGTTTGTTGAATCCCAGGATAAGGCTGTTGTAGGAATGAAGAAGACTGTTGGAGTAATAGTGAACACATCCGCAAGCATATACAGAACGACAACGAATGCATACTGTAAGTCCGTAAAGGTCTTCCGAGACTGGACAGGTTTAAATGTGTGA
- a CDS encoding uncharacterized protein (Syntenic homolog of Ashbya gossypii ADL147W; Syntenic homolog of Saccharomyces cerevisiae YGR237C): MAPEGSYLPHVSFEDLSPSVVDEEVTKMRKQGYALDFSSPFIHVPPQFNPLYLSVPYMQSERDANEVSVAKHPVDLDIAYAPQVQQEVVEAYTHMLEGGLGIEATRRSLSYLGGSSRSNSSTRAPTHSHTAKLPPPPEVSILRNKDIDEHIDDFDITDIDVKIERQLDLITKSNTEKNSGFRAGYTTAGFNNIHEVEDRLMARRGKQTMETAPDGKLPTLRKKSYAEMTDEELKELEDSLAPRSKSFDLDLFDFSQQSSLYLGTDTKRDDLRQKVNLFPAPCMYRSRPSVPYRAVSCTKVHSAFHSYVSSHAKDGSEEMLRTVLCYISGRKHTWSAVDWYIHQVAMDGDHLVIATWLPEYNEGASKLPEAPKSRRSSTTQGKFRPTGLSPICSNSIPESAQVEHNDGMAFSAFELDEYAKERCKSLLDYYAQKCKHRILKITVEFIKENSKKKSMAQVVEVYKPHLQLISTVSININTKLCNGKVKLPNYIVKHLPIPTMVVPNEFLRLEDIGVAKKSSPIVSQGVQLDRLNEIITATSRNPFAFEPGRDNHGQSQSYENSDSESITAYFPKSDEWHPKREQFDLLGYIPPSPTFASFCQDSSGGSSRSSRRSSRVAFTRPNIYKVKSLITESELSNYTLKQNKASQQAQPIRSRKLKPSHSISIPTRPDIVSLGSSNSEEKRTKKGRIGGFFKKFGFS; encoded by the coding sequence ATGGCTCCAGAAGGGTCCTATTTACCACATGTCTCATTTGAAGACTTATCTCCATCAGTGGTTGATGAGGAAGTGACGAAAATGAGGAAGCAAGGTTATGCATTAGATTTTAGCTCCCCATTTATTCACGTACCTCCCCAGTTTAATCCACTTTATCTTAGTGTGCCATATATGCAATCTGAGCGCGATGCCAATGAAGTCTCTGTTGCGAAACACCCTGTGGACCTCGATATTGCATATGCACCGCAAGTACAGCAAGAAGTAGTAGAGGCATATACACACATGTTGGAGGGTGGGCTAGGTATTGAGGCCACTCGCCGATCCTTGTCTTATTTGGGTGGATCTTCAAGGAGTAATTCTTCGACGCGGGCGCCAACACACTCCCATACGGCCAAGCTTCCACCCCCACCTGAAGTGTCCATACTAAGAAACAAGGACATAGATGAGCATATTGATGATTTCGACATAACGGACATTGATGTTAAGATTGAACGACAACTTGATTTGATTACGAAGAGCAATACGGAAAAGAACTCAGGATTTCGTGCGGGTTACACGACTGCTGGGTTCAACAACATTCATGAGGTGGAAGATAGGTTAATGGCAAGACGTGGCAAGCAAACTATGGAGACGGCACCAGATGGAAAGCTACCAACTTTACGAAAAAAATCATATGCGGAGATGACTGATGAAGAACTCAAAGAACTGGAAGATAGCCTTGCCCCCCGTAGCAAGTCCTTTGATCTTGATTTATTTGACTTCTCTCAGCAAAGCAGTTTGTACCTTGGGACAGATACCAAAAGAGATGATCTACGCCAAAAAGTAAATCTATTTCCTGCGCCTTGTATGTATCGTTCGAGGCCTTCTGTGCCATATCGTGCTGTTAGTTGTACAAAGGTACACAGTGCATTTCACTCCTACGTGAGTAGTCATGCCAAAGATGGCTCTGAAGAGATGCTGAGAACTGTCTTGTGTTACATCAGCGGCAGAAAGCACACATGGTCGGCTGTTGATTGGTATATTCATCAAGTGGCAATGGATGGTGATCATCTAGTCATTGCCACGTGGCTTCCTGAATACAATGAGGGAGCTTCTAAACTGCCTGAAGCTCCAAAGTCGCGTAGGTCTTCTACAACACAGGGCAAGTTCAGGCCCACTGGATTAAGCCCCATTTGTAGTAATAGTATTCCTGAGTCTGCTCAAGTTGAACATAACGATGGTATGGCATTTTCAGCGTTTGAGCTGGACGAGTACGCCAAGGAACGATGTAAGAGTCTTCTCGACTACTATGCGCAAAAGTGCAAGCACCGGATATTGAAGATAACTGTTGAGTTTATTAAGGAGAATTCGAAAAAGAAGTCAATGGCACAGGTGGTAGAAGTATACAAACCTCACTTGCAACTTATTTCTACCGTTTCCATTAATATTAATACGAAACTCTGCAATGGAAAAGTGAAATTACCAAATTATATCGTAAAACACTTGCCCATTCCGACAATGGTTGTTCCAAACGAATTTCTCAGACTTGAAGATATTGGCGTCGCCAAGAAAAGTTCACCCATCGTTTCACAGGGTGTTCAACTAGATCGACTTAATGAAATCATCACCGCCACTTCAAGAAATCCATTTGCATTTGAGCCAGGGCGTGATAACCATGGCCAGTCGCAAAGTTATGAAAATTCAGATTCAGAATCAATAACAGCTTACTTTCCTAAATCTGATGAATGGCACCCAAAGCGTGAACAATTTGATCTTCTTGGCTATATCCCACCTAGTCCAACGTTTGCTTCCTTCTGCCAAGATAGCTCCGGTGGATCTTCTAGAAGCAGCAGGCGCTCTTCAAGGGTAGCGTTTACCCGTCCGAACATTTACAAGGTTAAATCTCTGATTACTGAAAGCGAATTAAGCAATTACACTTTAAAGCAAAACAAAGCATCCCAACAAGCTCAACCTATCCGTAGTCGGAAGCTGAAACCCTCGCACTCAATAAGTATACCAACAAGACCTGATATTGTAAGTTTAGGATCTTCTAACAGCGAAGAAAAACGAACCAAAAAAGGTAGGATTGGGGGGTTTTTCAAAAAGTTTGGGTTCAGCTAA